In the Macrobrachium rosenbergii isolate ZJJX-2024 chromosome 23, ASM4041242v1, whole genome shotgun sequence genome, one interval contains:
- the LOC136851307 gene encoding uncharacterized protein translates to MISGENGTSTANPANHHDQSSALRKRKRLSQVVLELTSQAVRRPPDDKPINNNSPQDNSSQDKNPDPVPSPAQPEKRPMFSRQPEDVPQGPGQDQGEDPGRSPGLSPGLSPGISPVPGHSPVPGHSPVPGHSPVPGHSPSLSQGLSPGLSPRVTVQDETGQEAMKVDTPPSPKEVPGEAGGTSPLPDPQQQRSPGVIQVHRSGEGSSSSSSTSSSCGSGGTARSPRAVQSDVFRFDSLDRERYLCRAISEEDEEVFSPGPPAHSPHARDSPALARVNSDSPKLSFSPLRIKDPSIDEEDLDLDTKPPSSASSLASSEAPSSGGVIRGILPKFSVVCSESGEPITHYPPCSCHHCTMSARDPHRLGPSAGLSHSPISPLTPTSPHTPISPSPGHNVEHYFPPTVYLPDLYRRRSHSDSDLQLWFDHKGATASSSSSSHSGAGPSGEQPSTRGSVLRHGRPIPQPLYLPRKGGSLESDISSPQDSPLDLSVKTTGSMKTGSTSSTDSLVLPGTISLSSPHSPMLAAPKDTPPPPRSPGAPDHHRPASHYPSVPVVKGDVASHSTKDSVALRYHLEVSPVVEEMPPGADVAFVCPVCGQMFSLHDRLAKHMASRHKNKQLDTTSKTYMCDICKRSFARSDMLTRHMRLHTGHKPYTCRVCGQVFSRSDHLSTHQRTHTGEKPYKCPQCPYAACRRDMITRHMRTHARYELHESSSMEEGGEVARPNLPVRSLSEEHPAPSPLLDLPGLPGSQPRTPQGSPLPLSPGPHAVSAGAAQKQSLGPPPLGTGPPLQGLTGMGVGGTNLMGRLQQQPQRPRKQEED, encoded by the coding sequence ATGATCAGCGGGGAAAATGGCACATCTACAGCCAATCCCGCCAATCATCACGACCAGTCGTCCGCCCTGCGAAAGAGGAAGCGGCTCAGCCAAGTTGTGCTGGAGCTGACCTCGCAGGCCGTACGACGCCCCCCAGACGACAAGCCCATAAACAACAACAGCCCCCAGGACAACTCCTCCCAGGACAAGAACCCGGACCCTGTGCCTTCACCGGCACAACCGGAAAAAAGACCCATGTTCAGCAGACAGCCTGAAGATGTACCCCAAGGTCCTGGCCAGGACCAAGGGGAAGACCCAGGAAGAAGTCCTGGTCTTAGTCCTGGCCTTAGCCCTGGAATTAGCCCAGTGCCTGGTCACAGTCCAGTACCTGGTCACAGCCCTGTGCCTGGTCACAGCCCAGTCCCTGGTCACAGTCCTAGTCTCAGCCAGGGTCTTAGCCCTGGTCTCAGCCCAAGAGTTACAGTCCAGGATGAAACAGGCCAGGAAGCCATGAAAGTAGACACACCACCCTCACCTAAAGAAGTACCAGGAGAGGCAGGAGGTACCAGTCCTCTGCCTGATCCACAACAACAACGGTCTCCAGGTGTCATACAGGTCCACAGATCAGGTGAgggtagtagtagcagcagtagcacAAGTAGCAGCTGTGGCAGTGGTGGCACAGCCAGATCACCTCGTGCAGTCCAAAGTGATGTCTTTAGGTTTGATTCTTTGGATCGTGAGAGGTATTTGTGCAGAGCCATtagtgaagaagatgaagaagtttTTTCCCCAGGACCTCCAGCTCATTCACCGCATGCACGTGACTCACCAGCTCTTGCCAGGGTTAACTCTGATTCTCCTAAGTTATCTTTCAGTCCACTGAGAATCAAAGATCCAAGTATTGATGAAGAAGATCTTGATTTGGATACTAAACCACCATCATCCGCATCCTCTCTGGCATCCAGTGAGGCACCCTCATCTGGTGGAGTTATTCGTGGTATCTTGCCTAAGTTTAGTGTAGTTTGTAGTGAATCTGGTGAACCTATAACACACTACCCACCATGTTCTTGTCACCATTGCACAATGTCAGCACGAGACCCTCACCGCCTTGGGCCATCAGCTGGTTTATCACATTCACCCATTTCACCCCTCACACCAACCTCCCCTCATACACCAATTTCACCATCTCCTGGTCATAATGTAGAGCACTACTTTCCACCTACTGTCTACCTCCCAGACCTATATCGACGACGCTCTCATTCAGACTCTGATTTGCAATTATGGTTTGATCATAAAGGAGCTACTgctagcagtagcagtagcagccaCAGTGGGGCTGGTCCCTCAGGAGAGCAGCCATCAACACGAGGCTCTGTTTTACGTCATGGAAGACCCATCCCTCAACCCCTTTACCTTCCCCGCAAAGGCGGTTCCCTAGAATCCGATATATCATCTCCCCAAGACTCTCCCTTGGATCTCTCAGTAAAAACAACAGGGAGTATGAAAACTGGGAGTACCTCTAGTACAGACAGTCTGGTACTTCCAGGCACAATATCACTTTCTTCTCCTCATTCTCCAATGTTAGCAGCCCCTAAGGATACCCCTCCACCCCCCAGATCACCAGGAGCTCCAGATCACCATCGACCAGCATCCCATTACCCATCTGTACCTGTAGTTAAAGGTGATGTTGCTTCCCACAGCACAAAAGACAGTGTAGCACTGCGATATCACCTAGAAGTATCTCCAGTAGTAGAAGAGATGCCACCAGGAGCAGATGTGGCATTTGTTTGTCCTGTATGTGGTCAGATGTTCTCCCTCCATGACCGTTTGGCAAAGCACATGGCATCCCGGCACAAAAACAAACAGTTAGACACCACAAGTAAGACATACATGTGTGACATATGTAAACGTTCATTTGCACGTTCGGATATGTTGACACGCCACATGAGACTTCATACTGGACACAAACCATATACCTGCCGCGTTTGTGGACAGGTTTTCTCCCGTTCTGATCATCTATCTACTCATCAGCGAACACACACAGGTGAAAAACCTTACAAATGTCCCCAATGTCCATATGCAGCATGTCGTCGGGATATGATAACAAGACACATGCGTACACATGCCAGGTATGAGTTACACGAGTCATCATCAATGGAGGAAGGTGGTGAGGTTGCCAGACCAAATCTACCTGTTCGCTCCTTATCAGAAGAACATCCTGCTCCAAGTCCCTTGTTAGACTTACCTGGATTACCAGGTTCTCAGCCCCGTACACCTCAAGGGTCTCCATTACCACTTTCCCCAGGTCCTCATGCAGTCAGTGCAGGAGCAGCACAAAAACAATCACTGGGACCCCCACCTCTGGGAACAGGACCTCCACTGCAAGGTTTAACAGGAATGGGGGTAGGAGGAACCAATCTAATGGGAAGACTGCAACAGCAGCCACAACGTCCCAGGAAGCAAGAAGAAGATTGA